In Chlorogloeopsis sp. ULAP01, a genomic segment contains:
- a CDS encoding mechanosensitive ion channel domain-containing protein: MSSFRRFRLAAAIFAIAAMVTLCWFTIDQTPVQAQSRPTAAITLDGRRLFEVNQAGQFSAENRAADANLILREVVRSSEPVKVEILQTNQLPVILVNSRHLLTVTQQDTPTGRTTQEQAQIWVQRITEAVRQGQEERRLSYFWRAILLAVLFVLGAIALHLALGWVWRYWLRRLLPQEANHPDTGAQPKGIELFLQLTLVFVRALLWIGTAIYITDLFPLTREWSQRAVSILWMSLTSPVISIGESSYSVINIIILIALFVVVLAIAGAVTNLVRSRVLRITNISRGVQESIAVAINYSLIFIGTVVLLQIWGLDITSLAIVASVLGVAIGFGLQGVAKELVSGFVITFERAIEVGDFVEIGKFIGTVERLNARSTYIRTLDDIVVIVPNSRLLDTEVVNWSHRGSTSRLVLPVRVAYGASISVVRSALLDAARESSDVLKKPAPLVWFHGYGEDFLNFQLLVWISKPRKQFQIKSDLYFLIEESLRQHNIHIPYPQRSLHLRSGSLPLELSPQLENSLSHLSEGLLAWLKTQLQNHNSNGFTNQSSQSTKIPTDKNNLD; encoded by the coding sequence ATGAGTAGCTTTCGTCGTTTTCGGCTCGCTGCTGCCATTTTTGCCATTGCTGCAATGGTGACTTTATGCTGGTTTACAATCGATCAAACGCCCGTGCAAGCCCAATCTCGACCAACAGCTGCCATTACACTAGATGGTCGCCGCTTGTTTGAAGTTAATCAAGCAGGACAATTTAGTGCTGAAAATCGCGCTGCTGACGCCAACTTAATTTTGAGAGAAGTAGTCCGCTCTAGTGAACCTGTGAAGGTGGAGATTTTACAAACCAATCAATTACCCGTAATTTTGGTCAACAGTCGTCACCTGCTGACAGTGACGCAACAAGACACTCCCACTGGCAGAACCACACAAGAACAAGCACAAATTTGGGTACAAAGGATTACTGAAGCTGTTCGGCAAGGACAAGAAGAACGAAGATTAAGTTATTTTTGGCGGGCAATATTACTAGCGGTTTTGTTTGTGTTGGGTGCGATCGCTCTCCATTTGGCTTTGGGTTGGGTTTGGCGCTATTGGTTGCGGCGGTTGCTTCCCCAAGAAGCCAATCACCCCGACACTGGAGCGCAACCTAAAGGGATTGAATTATTTCTGCAATTAACCCTCGTTTTTGTCCGTGCGCTTTTATGGATTGGGACGGCAATATATATTACTGACTTGTTTCCTTTGACAAGAGAGTGGAGCCAGCGTGCCGTCAGTATTCTCTGGATGAGTCTGACATCGCCAGTTATTTCCATCGGAGAAAGCTCTTATTCTGTCATCAATATTATTATTCTCATTGCCTTGTTTGTGGTAGTTCTGGCGATTGCTGGCGCAGTGACGAATTTAGTGCGATCGCGCGTACTGCGCATTACCAATATCAGCCGGGGTGTTCAAGAATCGATTGCAGTTGCGATCAATTACAGTCTGATTTTTATTGGTACAGTTGTGCTGCTACAAATTTGGGGATTAGATATCACTTCGCTAGCTATTGTAGCCAGCGTTTTGGGTGTGGCGATCGGCTTTGGTTTGCAGGGAGTTGCCAAGGAGTTAGTAAGTGGTTTTGTAATTACTTTTGAGCGTGCTATTGAAGTTGGAGATTTTGTGGAAATTGGCAAATTTATAGGAACGGTGGAGCGATTAAATGCTCGCAGTACTTATATCCGCACTCTAGATGACATAGTAGTGATTGTGCCAAATTCTCGGTTGTTAGATACAGAAGTAGTGAATTGGAGTCATCGCGGTTCTACATCTCGTTTAGTATTACCTGTACGCGTAGCTTATGGAGCAAGTATAAGTGTAGTACGCTCTGCCCTACTAGATGCTGCCCGCGAAAGCTCTGATGTCTTAAAAAAACCAGCGCCTCTTGTTTGGTTTCATGGATATGGCGAAGATTTTTTAAATTTTCAGTTGTTAGTTTGGATTTCCAAACCCCGTAAACAGTTTCAAATCAAGAGTGATTTATATTTTCTGATTGAAGAAAGTCTACGGCAGCACAATATTCATATTCCCTATCCTCAACGCTCTCTACATTTGCGTTCTGGCAGCTTACCCTTAGAACTTTCACCACAGCTAGAAAATTCTTTGTCTCATCTTTCTGAAGGTTTGCTTGCTTGGTTAAAAACCCAGTTGCAAAACCATAACTCTAATGGTTTTACTAATCAATCTTCTCAATCGACAAAAATTCCAACAGATAAAAATAATTTAGATTAA